The genomic segment AAAAAATTTTAGAAGAGGTTGGTATAAAAATCGAAGCTATTCATCTTATTAAGTCCCAAAAAAAGCATATTCTAATAGATAATTTTTTCGGATTTTAAGCCTAAATTGGACTTTTTTTCTTTTTAAAAGGAATTTCACCGATATATGTCGAATACCATTATTATACAAATAAACATTTTATAAGGAGGACTTGTTATGAGTTACAAAATCTACTTTGTAACCCGGACCGCTCTCCTGTTAATTATAACTATCATCCTACAAATGATAGCTTTGCCTCAATTTCTGATAGACCCTCTGGTTAATATGATGATTTTTCTTGCAATTATTCTGATAGGGCCATACAGTGCAGGCATGATTGGACTTCTTACTCCCTGGATTGCTTTTAAGAACGGAACCTTACCACTTCCTTTAGAACCAGCTATTCCATATATCATCTCAGGAAATCTAGTAATGATCGGTATTTTTGAATATTTCTATCGAAAAAAATATTCATATAAATTATATAATATCCTCATAATCCTCCTTAGCTCCCTGGCCAAATTTTTAGTCATAACACTATCCGTCGAATATTATTTAGAACTTCCAGAAACAGTAATTAAAACAATCCAGTTACCACAATTAGTTAATACAATTATAGGTGGAGTATTAGCTATAATTATCTCTAAAATATTAAGAAAATTAGGAATTAAAGATCTGGATTTGCTAAACCTGAAATAGACTTAAAAAACCTCTACTTCTTTTTAAAGAAATAGAGGTTTTTTTATTTAAATCCAATGACTTAACCGCTCAATTGCCCTTTCTTTGCCCAATCCACAAATCAGAAGTTTTAAGTCAGGGCCATGTTGTTGACCTGAAACCGCAAGGCGGATTGGCATATAAAGCAATTTCCCCTTGACACCTGCTTCTTTTCCGGCAACTTTAATTAATTCCTGGAAATTATCAGGAGTAATTTTTTCAACACTTTCAAATTTTTCTTTAAGTACTTTAAAGAGTTTTCTGGAAGAATCCAGTTCAAGTAATTCTAGAGATTTAGGATCAGTTACCTCAAATTTATCACGATAGAAAATCTCCATCTTATCAGTAATCTGAGCCAGATAATCCAGATCTTGATAAACAGCTTCCACCATCCATTTAAACCGCTCTTCATCTTCAGGAATAGTGTAACCTGCATTTTCAAGATAAGGTTTAACCATTTCCACTATCTCATCCAGCTCTTTAGAACGAATATACTTACCATTCATCCAATTAAGCTTTTCTATATCAAAGACACCTGCTGAATCATTAACCCGGTCTAAAGAAAATCTCTGTTCCAGTTCTTTTAAAGTAAAGAATTCTTCCTCAGTCCCTGGATTCCACCCTAATAGAGCAAGATAATTAATTAAAGCTTCAGGCAAGTATCCTTTATTAAGATAATCTTCTACTGATACATCACCATCACGCTTGCTTAATTTCTTACCTTCAGTATTAACTAACAATGGAATATGGCCAAACTTTGGCGGTTCCCATCCAAAGGCCTCATAAAGAAGAATGTGTTTAGGCGTACTGGGAATCCATTCATCAGCTCTTAGAACATGAGTAATACCCATATGGTGATCATCAATAACTACTGCCAGATGATAGGTAGGAAATCCATCTGATTTGAGAAGAATTTGATCATCAATGTTATCAGTCTCAAAAGTAGTAGGACCGTGAATCAAATCGTTAAAAGTAATAGTCCGTCCAGAGGGAACATTAAGACGAATTACATAGGGTTCACCTGCATCCAGACGTTTTTGGACTTCTTCTTTAGAAAGTTTTAAACAACGCTTATCATATTTAGGGGCCTGACCAGATTCAATCTGCTTTTTCCGCATTTCGTCCAATTCCTCTTTGCTACAGAAACAATAATAAGCATGTCCTGTCTCTACTAATTGTTTAGCATATTTTTGATATAAATGTTTCCGTTCAGACTGGATATATGGCCCATAATCTCCACCCTGTACGGGCCCTTCATCAAATTCCAGATTAACCCTTTTAAAAGTATTAATCATTTTTTCAATAGCATCTTCTACTAACCGCTCACGATCAGTATCTTCAATCCGCAAAATCACCTTACCATTGTTTCTTCTGGCAAAAAGATAGTTATATAAAGCTGTTCTTAAACTTCCAACATGAAGATAACCTGTTGGACTGGGTGCAAAACGGACCCTTACCTCAGACATCCTTATAAACCTCCTTTTACTTATAATATGATTCTACTGCAAAAAGCTAATTTTGAATGATATAGAAATTTTTCATTAAACCATCTTAGTGAGATTTCAGTCGAACTTTAGATGGTTCGGAAAATCTCTTTTGAAGCGAAAAATTAGCTTTTTGCAGTAGAATCATATATATACATTCTTCATTATTATAGCATTAGTATTTTTTCTCTGTCAATTTTTCGTTTAGTTTAACCCTTTTCTAAGTCTTTCATCCCTTCTCACTTTCTGTTCTATTAATATTGACTTCGCGGTTTTATATAAAAACCCCTTTTCACAATCACACTTACTTCCTTATTTTCATACTATGTCAGTGTACCTTATACTAAAGAGGAGGAATGTTCATGATAGACTACCTACAGCAATTTAATATTATTCACCTCGGAATCATGGCAAGTCTTATAGCAGGGCTGGCTACAGGGGTTGGTGCCGTCCCCATCTTTTTTAAAAGAAAATTTTCTAAAAAATATCTGGATTGTTCTTTAGGTTTCGCGGCCGGGGTCATGTTAGCAGCCACTTCCTTTAGTCTTATCTTACCTGCAATTGAAGCAGGAGGTGGTGGAATCAAAGGAGCTACCATCACAGTTCTGGGGATGCTTATTGGAGGAATTTTTCTCGATCTTTTAAATAAATTTTTCCCAGATACCAACCTTTTGACCAACTCACGTTTAAATGGAAATGGAAACTCTCATGAACCCATCAACGGAAAAGCACTAAAAAAAGTCTGGCTCTTTGCCATAGCTATTACCCTACATAACTTCCCAGAAGGTCTCGCAGTAGGTGTTGGTTTCGGAGATGGTAATATTGCTAATGGTCTTAGTTTAGCTATCGCTATTGGCTTACAGAACATACCTGAAGGATTAGCAGTAGCCCTACCCTTTTTAAAAGAGAAATTCTCTCCAACCCGGGCATTTCTCATCGCACTGACAACTGGCCTTGTGGAACCTATAGGTGGTCTATTGGGGGTAGGTTTAGTATCAATAGCAAAACCCCTGCTTCCCTTAGGCCTGGCTTTTGCAGCAGGTGCCATGCTCTTTGTCATTGCTTCTGAAATTATCCCTGAAACCCAAAAAGGCATATCTTCCAAGATGGCAACCCATTTTCTTTTAATCGGTTTCGTTATTATGATGTTCCTTGACAATGTATTGGGCTGATAGAAAAAGCACTTGTCAGTTAAAGAATCCGACAAGTGCTTTTTATCCATAGATGATTTTACTGCAAAAAGCTAATTTTTCGAATCATCTAAAATTCGATTTCAGTCGAAATAAGGCCTCATCACCTCCTGTGATAAGGCCTTATTTCGACTGAAATCTTACTAAGATGGTTAAACGAAAAATTTCTATGGCGCTCAAAATTAGCTTTTTACAGTTTAATCGTATTTATATTTATAAGAATAAGGTGATAGTAATGCAAAAAGTCAATTTAGCCTTTTTCAAATAATTAGAAAAAAGAGCATCTATCTATCGTTGGATTATGTTAGTTTTTATCGCCCCAATTGCCTATAAGTTAAGTAAATTTCATGAAAACGCATTTTTAGTCTTATATTGGCCTGTATTTATACTACCCTTGTTACTATTGCAGCTTATAACAAAAAGGACCGGTTCAGTATTGTTCTTAAATCCACTATGTATGTTGATATATTACTGATTAATCTTGTTCTCTGTGCCAGAGGCGGCCTACGTTCTGATTCTTACTTTCTTTATTTTATCGTCATTTCATACAATGGTATCAAATATGGTTTTCGAGGTACTATCTATACTCTAATCTTTTCTACCATTACATCTTTTTATTTTACCCCGCCGGAACAAATTCAATTGAATTTAGAGTCATTTATTTAATCTTCACTGCTATAGAGGTTTATGAAATGAAACCGAAAAATACTCGCAAGTCAGTTTCGGGAAAAGAAAGCCCGCGACCTGACCTCCAAAAATCCTTTAACTAATTTACCTAACCGCCTGCTTTTAAAAAGACACTTTAAATAAATGATATCTGACCATAAAAAATAAAAAACCTTTTGCCATAATATTATTTGATTTAGATAATTTCAAAAGGGTCAATAATACTAAAGGTCATTTCTTCAGTGATCAGGTTTTAAAAGCCCTGGCAAGAATACTCAAAAAGCATATAACCGATAAAGATTTTGCCTGCCGCTTCGGTGGAGAAGAATTTCCCGTTCTTTTCGCTAACACGGATTTAACTACAGCTTATCAACACGCCAATCGAATTCGTGAGGAATTCGTCTCTAAAAATTTTGAAGGTAAAACTATTATTATTAGTGATGGAATTAACCTTTATCAGAAGGATTATTCCATCATTGAAAATATCAACTTTGCTGATGAAGCTATGTATACAGCCAAAAATGCAGGAAAAAACCGGATTATCACTTATCAAGATTTAGTAAAATAAATCCCCAAAAAAAGACAAGCCCGGATACAAAATGATTTAAAATTAATTTGCTCAACCTTTAACCTCTTATATTAAGATTATTCTTTTTTTGTTCCGCTCTATACTCAAAAAAAGCAAAAAAAAAGAGTTATTAGGAAATCTTTTCCTATATCTCACCAAAAGTATTGTTTATAGGCAGTTCTATGGTAAAAGCAGTTCCTTTACCCACTTCGCTCTCAACACTAATTTTACCATTATGTTTTTCTATAATTTTACGACATATTGATAATCCAAGGCCTGTACCAATTCCCTTTTCTTTAGTTGTAAAACCAGGATCAAAAATTCTATGTAAATTTTCAGGGGGAATTCCGATCCCGTTATCTCTAATCTGGACAAAAACTTTATCACCTTTAGCCCAGGTTTTTATCCATATATCCCCGTTATTCTCAATAGCCTGTGCAGCATTAACTATTATATTCATAAAGACCTGATTTAATTGATTGGGAAAACATTTGACAGGCGGAATCTCACCAAACTCTTTATGTACCTTAATCCGGTGTTTGAGCAAATTATGTGAAAGTATCAGTACACTTTCTATTCCATCGTGGAGAGATACTTCCTGAAATTCAGCATCGTCCAGGCGGGAAAAGTTTTTCAGTTGGCGTACGATTTTAATGATCCTATCACAGGCTAATTTATTGGTATCATTAGCTTTTTTAAGTTTATCAAACATCTGTGCTACTTTTTCATTATGTTCTAAATCCAGCTCCTCTTTGAGAAAACCAATCACCATTTCAATAATATCGGTATTGCTATTAATGGCTCCTAGCGGTGTATTTATTTCATGGGCCACACCAGCTGTCAACTCACCCAAAGATGCCATCCTTTCCGATTGAACCAGCTGGATCTGGGTATCCTGAAGTTGCTTCATAGCATCTTCTAAATTCTCATTAAGAAATTTTAGCTCTTCTGTTTGAGCTGCCAATTTTTTAGCCTGCTGAGTTAACTGTTGGTTCTTTTCTTCCAATCGTGCCTGTTTATCCTCCAACAATTTGACAAAACGCTTTGTACTATCCATCACCATATTAGTGGCTTCTGCTAAGTCTTCTACCTCTTTATAGGTCTTTTTAAATGTTATACGCTCTGTCAGATCATCTTCAACCCGTGCAACCATTCGGATTTTTTGTGCCAATATTTCCAAAGGTCGAACAATTCGCATCATCATAATCCGGGTTACCCCAAGATTAAATATAAAAACGGCAATAATTAATAAGATAATTATTAGAATCATTACATCAAAAATTCTCAGCCATATATTAGGATTAAGTTTGGCGACAAAAATCCCTGCCATCTCACCTTTACTATCCCAAATAGGTGTATAAGCAATAATATTATATGGTCTTTTAACATACTCAATCTTACCGCTAAATTGATATTTTTCCAATCGATTCATTACTTCAGGCGAAATTTGATAGGAGGTAAAAAGTTCATCTTTACTATCAATAATACTGACCATCTGACCATTCAATTTTTTTATAATTGAAAATTGGATTACACCATTCTCCCAGAACCAGGAAAATGTCTCTTTTAATTTTCTGGTAATCTCTTTATATTCAGGACCTGTAAAATCGTCCATAGAATTAATTTTATTTAAATCATCCCCATCTACCAGATTCAAACAAACTTTTCCAAAAATCTCGGTAATTATTAAGGTTCCAGACATAACAAACTGATATGCAAACCATATATAAATACCTACCAGCAGAATAAAAATAAAGAGAAACTCTATTCCAATAATACGCCTGATTTTTTTCTCTAATGCCCGTTCATTCTTTTTCCACTTTTTCATATTTTAATCTCACCCTCCTGGATCAATTCAATAAGAATTCTAACAACATCTTGATCCAGTTTCCCACCTGCTGCTTCTTTTTGTAATATTTCAATACACTGCTCAATTGGTAATTTAGAACGATAAGGTCTGTCTGAATAAAGGGCATCAAAGATATCTACTACTGTTAAAATTCTAGCTTCTAGACAAATCTCATCCCCTTTTAAACCATCGGGATAACCGGAGCCATCTAATTTTTCATGATGACTGCGTATAAGCTGACGGATTTTAGCTAATGTTTTTAAAGGTTTACAGATTTCTTCACCGATCACCGGATGAGTTTTTATAATATCAAATTCTTCATCAGTCAGCTTACCCGGCTTATTTAAAATCGCTTCTGGAACACCTATTTTACCAATATCGTGGATTAGTGCTGCTGTTCCCAGAATTTTAAGTTGCTCTTCACTTAAATCAAATCTCTCACCCACTTTTAATGCCATCTGTTTTACTCTTTCAGTATGATCTTCGGTATATTTATCCTTAGCTTCAATAGCTTTGGCAAAAGAGATAATTACATTCTCAATATTTTCCTTCTCCTGTCTATATTCTTCTTCAAGTAAATTATATAAACGGGTAATTTCATCTTTTGATTTTTTCAGTTCTTCAACCTTTTCTTTAAGTTCATCAATCAATATCTTCTTTTCCAGACCATTATATATGATTTTTACCAGTTCCTCAT from the Anoxybacter fermentans genome contains:
- a CDS encoding GGDEF domain-containing protein; amino-acid sequence: MKNKKPFAIILFDLDNFKRVNNTKGHFFSDQVLKALARILKKHITDKDFACRFGGEEFPVLFANTDLTTAYQHANRIREEFVSKNFEGKTIIISDGINLYQKDYSIIENINFADEAMYTAKNAGKNRIITYQDLVK
- a CDS encoding sensor histidine kinase, encoding MKKWKKNERALEKKIRRIIGIEFLFIFILLVGIYIWFAYQFVMSGTLIITEIFGKVCLNLVDGDDLNKINSMDDFTGPEYKEITRKLKETFSWFWENGVIQFSIIKKLNGQMVSIIDSKDELFTSYQISPEVMNRLEKYQFSGKIEYVKRPYNIIAYTPIWDSKGEMAGIFVAKLNPNIWLRIFDVMILIIILLIIAVFIFNLGVTRIMMMRIVRPLEILAQKIRMVARVEDDLTERITFKKTYKEVEDLAEATNMVMDSTKRFVKLLEDKQARLEEKNQQLTQQAKKLAAQTEELKFLNENLEDAMKQLQDTQIQLVQSERMASLGELTAGVAHEINTPLGAINSNTDIIEMVIGFLKEELDLEHNEKVAQMFDKLKKANDTNKLACDRIIKIVRQLKNFSRLDDAEFQEVSLHDGIESVLILSHNLLKHRIKVHKEFGEIPPVKCFPNQLNQVFMNIIVNAAQAIENNGDIWIKTWAKGDKVFVQIRDNGIGIPPENLHRIFDPGFTTKEKGIGTGLGLSICRKIIEKHNGKISVESEVGKGTAFTIELPINNTFGEI
- a CDS encoding ECF transporter S component, which produces MSYKIYFVTRTALLLIITIILQMIALPQFLIDPLVNMMIFLAIILIGPYSAGMIGLLTPWIAFKNGTLPLPLEPAIPYIISGNLVMIGIFEYFYRKKYSYKLYNILIILLSSLAKFLVITLSVEYYLELPETVIKTIQLPQLVNTIIGGVLAIIISKILRKLGIKDLDLLNLK
- a CDS encoding ZIP family metal transporter, with amino-acid sequence MIDYLQQFNIIHLGIMASLIAGLATGVGAVPIFFKRKFSKKYLDCSLGFAAGVMLAATSFSLILPAIEAGGGGIKGATITVLGMLIGGIFLDLLNKFFPDTNLLTNSRLNGNGNSHEPINGKALKKVWLFAIAITLHNFPEGLAVGVGFGDGNIANGLSLAIAIGLQNIPEGLAVALPFLKEKFSPTRAFLIALTTGLVEPIGGLLGVGLVSIAKPLLPLGLAFAAGAMLFVIASEIIPETQKGISSKMATHFLLIGFVIMMFLDNVLG
- the gltX gene encoding glutamate--tRNA ligase, whose product is MSEVRVRFAPSPTGYLHVGSLRTALYNYLFARRNNGKVILRIEDTDRERLVEDAIEKMINTFKRVNLEFDEGPVQGGDYGPYIQSERKHLYQKYAKQLVETGHAYYCFCSKEELDEMRKKQIESGQAPKYDKRCLKLSKEEVQKRLDAGEPYVIRLNVPSGRTITFNDLIHGPTTFETDNIDDQILLKSDGFPTYHLAVVIDDHHMGITHVLRADEWIPSTPKHILLYEAFGWEPPKFGHIPLLVNTEGKKLSKRDGDVSVEDYLNKGYLPEALINYLALLGWNPGTEEEFFTLKELEQRFSLDRVNDSAGVFDIEKLNWMNGKYIRSKELDEIVEMVKPYLENAGYTIPEDEERFKWMVEAVYQDLDYLAQITDKMEIFYRDKFEVTDPKSLELLELDSSRKLFKVLKEKFESVEKITPDNFQELIKVAGKEAGVKGKLLYMPIRLAVSGQQHGPDLKLLICGLGKERAIERLSHWI
- a CDS encoding HD domain-containing phosphohydrolase, which translates into the protein MSKKTRTILVVDDEVMITESISIYLELTTDLRVLTANDPEVGLKYVKEEEIDLVISDFLMPSMTGLEFLRRVKEINQDAVLILLTGCADKESAIKAINEVGLYYYIEKPWNNEELVKIIYNGLEKKILIDELKEKVEELKKSKDEITRLYNLLEEEYRQEKENIENVIISFAKAIEAKDKYTEDHTERVKQMALKVGERFDLSEEQLKILGTAALIHDIGKIGVPEAILNKPGKLTDEEFDIIKTHPVIGEEICKPLKTLAKIRQLIRSHHEKLDGSGYPDGLKGDEICLEARILTVVDIFDALYSDRPYRSKLPIEQCIEILQKEAAGGKLDQDVVRILIELIQEGEIKI